One window of Candidatus Hydrogenedentota bacterium genomic DNA carries:
- a CDS encoding NAD-dependent epimerase/dehydratase family protein: MRVLVTGGAGFIGSYLCEELVRRGDQVWVLDDLSTGRFENIEHLPEITCIIDSTMNQEIVRDLVREVDVVYHLAATVGVQLVVNHPIRTIVNNIRGTETVLEETCRYRRKLLITSTSEVYGKGSRDIFHEEDDRVIGATDKHRWCYAASKEIDEFLALAYWREKRHPVVISRLFNTVGPRQTGRYGMVIPTFVRQALLGEPLTVFGDGQQTRCFTYVGDVVPALVTLMGSDAVNGQVFNIGNNERVSMEDLATRVIERAGSASVLRYVPYEQAYGPGYEDMRHREPSLEKIAQAIGYAPKTSLNEILDIVIADMRARIKRGD, encoded by the coding sequence ATGCGCGTGTTGGTGACCGGCGGAGCCGGGTTTATCGGGTCGTATCTGTGCGAGGAGCTGGTGCGGCGGGGGGACCAGGTGTGGGTGCTGGACGACCTGAGCACGGGCCGTTTCGAGAACATCGAGCACCTGCCGGAGATCACCTGCATCATTGACTCGACCATGAACCAGGAGATCGTGCGGGACCTCGTGCGCGAGGTGGACGTGGTGTACCATCTGGCGGCCACGGTGGGGGTGCAGCTGGTGGTAAACCACCCGATCCGCACGATTGTGAACAACATCCGGGGCACGGAGACGGTGCTGGAGGAGACCTGCCGCTACCGGCGCAAGCTGCTGATCACCTCGACGAGCGAGGTCTACGGCAAGGGCTCGCGGGACATCTTCCACGAGGAGGACGACCGGGTCATCGGCGCGACGGACAAGCACCGCTGGTGCTACGCCGCGTCGAAGGAGATTGACGAGTTCCTCGCGCTGGCCTACTGGCGCGAGAAGCGCCACCCCGTGGTCATCTCGCGCCTCTTCAACACCGTCGGCCCGCGCCAGACGGGCCGCTACGGCATGGTGATCCCCACCTTCGTGCGCCAGGCGCTGCTGGGCGAGCCGCTCACGGTGTTCGGCGACGGACAACAGACCCGCTGCTTCACCTACGTCGGCGACGTGGTGCCCGCGCTGGTCACGCTCATGGGCAGCGACGCCGTGAACGGGCAGGTGTTCAACATCGGGAACAACGAGCGGGTCTCCATGGAGGATCTGGCGACCCGCGTGATCGAGCGGGCGGGCAGCGCCTCCGTCCTCCGCTACGTGCCCTACGAGCAGGCCTACGGCCCGGGCTACGAGGACATGCGCCACCGCGAGCCGAGCCTGGAAAAAATCGCCCAGGCCATCGGCTACGCGCCCAAGACCAGCCTGAACGAGATCCTCGACATCGTCATCGCCGACATGCGCGCCCGCATCAAGCGCGGCGACTGA
- a CDS encoding aspartate-semialdehyde dehydrogenase — protein sequence MSGKVVAVAGATGVVGREMLRVLEDRNFPVKSIKLLASERSRGKTLKYRGEDLPVEVLSDDSFNGVDIALFSAGGGTSKRFAPSAAKAGCVVVDNSSAWRMDPGVPLVVPEVNPGDIQKHKGIIANPNCSTIQMVVVLKPLHDAARIKRVVVATYQAVSGAGSAALGELAGQTKALVEGRPYPPKIFPHQIAFNVIPQIPQSDAFTANGYTSEEMKMINETKKIMGDDSIMVTATTVRVPVHTGHSESVNVETEKKLTAGQARELLRKAPGVIVQDDPAAQLYPLAVNAAGQYDTFVGRIREDVSHPSALEMWVVADNLLKGAASNAVQIAELL from the coding sequence ATGAGCGGCAAGGTTGTTGCAGTGGCCGGCGCCACGGGCGTCGTCGGACGGGAAATGCTGCGGGTCCTCGAGGACCGGAACTTCCCCGTGAAGTCCATCAAGCTTCTGGCGTCGGAGCGCTCCCGCGGCAAGACCCTGAAATACAGGGGCGAGGACCTCCCCGTCGAGGTGCTGTCCGACGACTCGTTCAACGGCGTGGACATCGCCCTGTTCAGCGCGGGCGGCGGCACGAGCAAGCGCTTCGCCCCGTCGGCCGCCAAGGCCGGCTGCGTCGTCGTGGACAACTCCAGCGCCTGGCGCATGGACCCCGGGGTGCCGCTGGTGGTGCCCGAGGTGAACCCCGGCGACATCCAAAAGCACAAGGGTATCATCGCCAATCCCAACTGCTCGACCATCCAGATGGTCGTGGTTCTGAAGCCCCTGCACGACGCCGCCCGCATCAAGCGCGTCGTCGTGGCCACCTACCAGGCCGTTTCCGGCGCGGGCAGCGCCGCCCTCGGCGAGCTGGCCGGGCAGACCAAGGCCCTGGTCGAGGGGCGCCCGTACCCCCCGAAGATCTTCCCGCACCAGATCGCCTTCAACGTGATCCCACAGATCCCGCAGTCGGACGCCTTCACCGCGAACGGCTACACCAGCGAAGAGATGAAGATGATCAACGAGACCAAGAAGATCATGGGCGACGATTCCATCATGGTCACCGCCACCACGGTCCGCGTCCCCGTGCACACCGGCCACAGCGAGTCCGTCAACGTGGAGACCGAGAAGAAGCTGACCGCCGGCCAGGCCCGCGAACTCCTCCGCAAGGCCCCCGGCGTCATCGTGCAGGACGACCCGGCCGCCCAGCTCTACCCGCTGGCCGTCAACGCCGCCGGCCAGTACGACACCTTCGTCGGCCGCATCCGCGAGGACGTTTCACACCCCAGCGCGCTGGAGATGTGGGTGGTCGCCGACAACCTCCTCAAGGGCGCCGCGTCCAACGCCGTCCAAATCGCCGAACTGCTGTAA
- a CDS encoding MarR family transcriptional regulator: MSLNQELQLERPMDDIRHELILNVVRTANLMSLQGNTLFRRYGLTEAQFNVLFALKYKMRDWTQSDLSKRLVVTRASITSVLDKLEAKALVRRVAVAGNRRIYHVELTDRGCTMVDTVEPAYRKAVHEACRPLTDAQCRALIRQLEELRAGVTGVNQG; the protein is encoded by the coding sequence ATGTCGCTCAACCAGGAACTTCAGCTCGAACGGCCCATGGACGACATCCGGCATGAGCTCATCCTCAATGTTGTGCGGACCGCGAACCTCATGTCGCTCCAGGGAAACACGCTTTTTCGACGCTACGGGCTCACAGAAGCGCAGTTCAACGTCCTCTTCGCCCTCAAGTACAAGATGCGGGACTGGACCCAGTCCGACCTGAGCAAGCGCCTCGTGGTCACGCGGGCCAGCATCACCTCCGTGCTCGACAAGCTGGAGGCCAAGGCGCTGGTGCGCCGGGTGGCCGTGGCGGGGAACCGCCGCATTTACCATGTGGAGCTGACGGACCGGGGTTGCACCATGGTGGACACGGTGGAGCCGGCCTACCGGAAGGCGGTGCATGAGGCCTGCCGGCCGTTGACAGACGCCCAGTGCCGGGCACTGATCCGGCAGCTGGAGGAATTGCGGGCAGGGGTCACCGGGGTTAACCAGGGCTGA
- a CDS encoding MFS transporter yields MPGKSGRTAVMDAYPRRGFWGLFATQFQGAFNDNLFQYIIIYFLLEAHYAVDGVAGAAEISLFGLTFKSGDFVPNAATVLFSLPFILFPSFFGALADRLSKGTVAQYTKYLEIVIMILGGVAFYVAHVPALWVVLFLMATQSTMFSPAKYGLLPEMLPESRLSWGNGILQMGTVVSIIVGVGIAGPVFEWCRGAPYKASVILTGLSVVGTLTALLITRPPAANPQQRIPLMPWSGMGRYLRVIWSDSVLLNVTIGYTYFWFAGTLSRNAITTYSLTVMDYSATRNSILLAAVALGIGAGALVAGYLSRGKIEQGFILIGAVGMAVTGVLVSIPKAVIESTLVPAVAAVVLPLVGGADGAVGGTLVQAGGYFLFLTAAATALGAFAGVFDVPLAATLQQRAPRQMKGGIIAATNMLTFVGMAAAGGLLLGLRRIGLTPLQVFFILGMVSLGMGVYIAWRIPLLVLRALLWPLDGILFRLMVTGRNQLPEAGPALLVADHDSLIDTLPLQMATEREVVVVLERRGLEHAWVRRLGKCLHLLPVDTSTEEGLHEAEAAVRRMLAEGWIVCVSRERQLHADGLEVPWFRDYHALAAEAGAPVIPVSITRLWERVYIFRDNRLQWRWWGRLRYPVQVAFGAPLPAGTPAVAVRHAVGVEGMEAYLHRPYAYRLLQHGFVRMARRRLRFMATADGLSGELSYFKALVGAIVFARKLRKILGPGEMVGLLVPSTVGGALANIAVQMLGKIPVNLNYTATSETIASCARRCGITHTLTSRKFLERLPLDVPGTPVYLEDIRESVTGRDRVIGMLLALFAPVHLLDRILGAARRTDEDLATVIFSSGSEGEPKGVMLTQRNVMTLVESAQEVFPHNWNSCVVGFLPLFHSFGYAVCLWTPLLAGIRSVFHPNPLEPKAIGNLIEKHGGSIMVCTATFLQGFIRRCEPGQLKSLDFVVGGAEKLPARVRDAFNEKFGIVPVEGYGTTECAPGVSVNSPDCPSPGFFVRNLKHGSIGRPMTGQAVRVADPDTGADLPAGEAGELLVKGPNVMKGYLADPERTAKVLRDGWYATGDIAALDDEGFITITDRIARFSKIAGEMVPHTRVEESLHALLGLTEQSLVVAGVPDTAKGERLVVLHILEDAQLDELLEKLDASDLPNLWKPKANNFYRIEAIPVLGTGKMDIKQAKRMAQALDLGE; encoded by the coding sequence ATGCCAGGAAAATCCGGCCGGACCGCCGTCATGGACGCCTACCCCCGCAGGGGGTTCTGGGGGCTCTTCGCCACCCAGTTCCAGGGCGCGTTCAACGACAACCTGTTTCAATACATCATCATCTATTTCCTGCTGGAGGCCCACTACGCCGTGGACGGCGTGGCGGGGGCGGCGGAGATTTCCCTGTTCGGCCTGACGTTCAAGTCGGGGGATTTTGTCCCCAACGCGGCCACCGTCCTGTTCTCCCTGCCCTTCATTCTGTTCCCCTCGTTCTTCGGGGCGCTGGCCGACCGGCTGAGCAAGGGGACCGTGGCCCAGTACACCAAATACCTCGAAATTGTCATCATGATCCTGGGCGGGGTGGCGTTCTACGTCGCCCACGTGCCCGCGCTCTGGGTGGTCCTCTTCCTCATGGCCACGCAGAGCACCATGTTCAGCCCGGCCAAATACGGACTGCTGCCGGAGATGCTCCCCGAATCCCGCCTGTCCTGGGGCAACGGCATCCTCCAGATGGGCACGGTGGTCTCCATCATCGTGGGGGTCGGCATCGCGGGGCCGGTCTTCGAATGGTGCCGCGGGGCCCCCTACAAGGCCTCGGTGATATTGACGGGGCTCTCCGTGGTGGGCACCCTGACGGCCCTGCTGATCACGCGCCCCCCGGCGGCCAACCCCCAACAGCGCATCCCCCTGATGCCCTGGTCGGGCATGGGGCGCTACCTGCGCGTGATCTGGTCGGACTCCGTGCTGCTCAATGTCACCATCGGCTACACCTACTTCTGGTTCGCGGGCACCCTGTCGCGCAACGCCATCACGACCTACTCCCTGACCGTGATGGACTACAGCGCGACGCGCAACTCCATCCTGCTGGCCGCGGTGGCGCTGGGTATCGGCGCGGGCGCCCTTGTGGCGGGCTATCTGTCGCGCGGCAAGATCGAGCAGGGATTCATTCTCATCGGCGCGGTGGGCATGGCCGTCACGGGTGTGCTGGTCTCCATCCCGAAAGCCGTCATCGAGTCCACCCTGGTGCCCGCCGTGGCAGCCGTGGTTCTGCCGCTGGTCGGCGGCGCGGACGGCGCGGTCGGCGGCACGCTGGTGCAGGCGGGGGGCTACTTCCTTTTCCTGACAGCGGCGGCGACGGCGCTGGGCGCGTTCGCGGGCGTCTTTGACGTGCCCCTCGCGGCGACGCTCCAGCAGCGCGCGCCGCGCCAGATGAAGGGGGGCATCATCGCCGCGACCAACATGCTGACCTTTGTCGGCATGGCCGCGGCGGGCGGGCTCCTCCTGGGCCTCCGCCGCATTGGACTCACCCCGCTCCAAGTCTTCTTCATCCTCGGCATGGTCTCCCTCGGCATGGGTGTCTACATCGCCTGGCGGATCCCCCTGCTGGTGCTGCGCGCCCTGCTCTGGCCGCTCGACGGCATCCTGTTCCGCCTCATGGTGACCGGACGAAACCAGCTCCCCGAGGCCGGGCCCGCCCTGCTTGTGGCGGACCATGACTCCCTGATTGACACCCTGCCGCTCCAGATGGCCACGGAGCGCGAGGTGGTCGTGGTGCTGGAGCGGCGCGGCCTGGAGCATGCCTGGGTGCGCCGCCTCGGCAAGTGCCTGCACCTGCTGCCCGTGGACACGTCCACCGAGGAGGGCCTGCACGAGGCGGAGGCCGCCGTCCGGCGGATGCTGGCGGAGGGCTGGATCGTGTGCGTGAGCCGCGAGCGCCAGCTCCACGCCGACGGGCTCGAGGTGCCCTGGTTCCGCGACTACCACGCCCTGGCGGCGGAGGCGGGCGCGCCCGTGATTCCCGTCTCCATCACCCGCCTGTGGGAGCGCGTGTACATCTTCCGCGACAACAGACTCCAGTGGCGCTGGTGGGGACGCCTGCGCTACCCGGTGCAGGTGGCTTTCGGCGCGCCGCTCCCGGCGGGCACCCCGGCGGTGGCCGTGCGCCACGCCGTCGGCGTGGAGGGCATGGAGGCCTATCTCCACCGGCCCTACGCGTACCGCCTGCTGCAGCACGGGTTTGTGCGCATGGCGCGCCGCCGCCTGCGCTTCATGGCGACGGCGGACGGGCTCTCGGGCGAGCTTTCCTACTTCAAGGCCCTGGTCGGGGCCATCGTGTTCGCGCGCAAACTGAGAAAGATCCTCGGGCCCGGCGAGATGGTGGGGCTGCTCGTGCCCTCGACCGTCGGCGGCGCGCTGGCGAACATCGCGGTGCAGATGCTCGGGAAAATTCCGGTGAACCTCAACTACACGGCGACCTCCGAGACCATCGCCTCCTGCGCCCGCCGCTGCGGCATCACGCACACCCTCACATCGCGAAAGTTCCTGGAGCGCCTTCCCCTGGACGTGCCCGGCACCCCGGTCTACCTGGAGGACATCCGGGAATCCGTCACGGGACGCGACCGGGTCATCGGGATGCTTCTGGCACTGTTCGCCCCCGTGCACCTGCTGGACCGCATCCTCGGCGCGGCGCGCCGGACCGACGAGGACCTGGCCACCGTCATCTTCTCCAGCGGCAGCGAGGGCGAGCCGAAGGGCGTCATGCTCACGCAGCGCAACGTGATGACCCTCGTCGAGTCCGCGCAGGAGGTCTTCCCCCACAACTGGAACTCCTGCGTGGTGGGTTTCCTCCCCCTGTTCCACTCCTTCGGCTACGCCGTCTGCCTGTGGACCCCGCTCCTGGCGGGCATCCGTTCCGTGTTCCATCCGAACCCGCTGGAGCCCAAGGCCATCGGCAACCTCATCGAGAAGCACGGCGGCTCCATCATGGTGTGCACCGCCACCTTCCTCCAGGGCTTCATCCGCCGCTGCGAGCCGGGCCAGCTCAAGTCCCTCGACTTCGTGGTGGGCGGCGCGGAGAAACTGCCCGCCCGCGTCCGCGACGCCTTCAACGAGAAGTTCGGCATCGTCCCCGTCGAGGGCTACGGCACCACCGAGTGCGCCCCCGGCGTTTCGGTCAACAGCCCCGACTGCCCCTCGCCGGGCTTCTTCGTGCGCAACCTGAAGCACGGCTCCATCGGCCGGCCCATGACCGGGCAGGCCGTGCGCGTGGCGGACCCGGACACGGGGGCGGACCTGCCCGCGGGCGAGGCGGGCGAGCTGCTGGTGAAGGGGCCCAACGTCATGAAGGGCTACCTGGCCGACCCGGAGCGCACCGCGAAAGTGCTGCGCGACGGCTGGTACGCCACGGGCGACATCGCCGCCCTCGACGACGAGGGCTTCATCACCATCACGGACCGCATCGCGCGGTTCAGCAAGATCGCCGGCGAGATGGTGCCCCACACCCGCGTGGAGGAGAGCCTGCACGCCCTGCTCGGCCTCACCGAGCAGTCCCTCGTGGTCGCGGGCGTGCCCGACACCGCCAAGGGCGAGCGCCTCGTCGTCCTCCACATCCTGGAGGACGCGCAGCTCGACGAGCTGCTGGAGAAGCTGGACGCCTCGGACCTGCCCAACCTCTGGAAGCCCAAGGCGAACAACTTCTACCGCATCGAGGCCATCCCCGTCCTCGGCACCGGCAAGATGGACATCAAGCAGGCCAAGCGCATGGCCCAGGCCCTCGACCTCGGAGAATAG
- a CDS encoding Gfo/Idh/MocA family oxidoreductase → MEKLDRRSFLGAGAGLAAASAFTIVPRHVLGGAGFTAPSDKLNIAGIGVGGMGAHNLKAMSGENIVALCDVDHIYAAKTFAEYPQARRYKDYRELLDKEKDVDAVLIATPDHTHAVITLAALRAGKHVYCQKPLTHTVFEARKVAEEAAKSGLRTQMGIQGHSSDDMRKLCEWVWSGAIGPVRKVAAWSSICYYPWGHAYWSSQLGVRPAETPPLPEGMDWDLWIGPAPMRPYHPTYHPLTWRSWLDFGCSMMGDRGVHTLDVIFWALKLGAPETIEASCTDLNDETHPVAGLVRFNFPARGDMPPVELMWYDGLMPPGYPGIENSRLLGENEGGILMEGDDGFLTAGIYANSPMLLPQDKFKGTLPAPESIPRIKGSHEEGWIAAIKEDRPACAGFDYAGPLTEMCLLGNVAKRVPGVKLHWDAASMTFKDNEKATKFVHKAYREGWTL, encoded by the coding sequence ATGGAAAAACTGGACCGCCGCTCCTTCCTGGGCGCCGGCGCGGGCCTGGCCGCCGCGTCCGCCTTCACCATCGTCCCCCGGCACGTGCTGGGCGGGGCGGGGTTCACCGCCCCGAGCGACAAGCTCAACATCGCGGGGATCGGCGTGGGCGGCATGGGCGCCCACAACCTCAAGGCCATGAGCGGCGAGAACATCGTGGCCCTGTGCGACGTGGACCATATCTACGCCGCCAAGACCTTCGCCGAGTATCCGCAGGCGCGCCGCTACAAGGACTACCGCGAGCTGCTGGACAAGGAGAAGGACGTGGACGCCGTGCTGATCGCCACGCCGGACCACACCCACGCCGTGATCACCCTGGCGGCCCTGCGCGCGGGAAAGCACGTCTACTGCCAGAAACCCCTCACCCACACGGTCTTCGAGGCGCGCAAGGTGGCCGAGGAGGCCGCGAAGTCCGGGCTGCGCACGCAGATGGGCATCCAGGGGCACTCGTCCGACGACATGCGCAAGCTCTGCGAGTGGGTCTGGTCGGGCGCCATCGGCCCGGTGCGCAAGGTGGCCGCGTGGTCCAGCATCTGCTACTACCCCTGGGGCCACGCCTACTGGAGCTCCCAGCTCGGCGTGCGGCCCGCGGAAACCCCGCCCCTGCCCGAGGGCATGGACTGGGACCTCTGGATCGGGCCCGCGCCCATGCGCCCCTACCACCCCACCTACCACCCCCTCACCTGGCGGAGCTGGCTCGACTTCGGGTGCAGCATGATGGGCGACCGCGGGGTGCACACCCTCGACGTCATCTTTTGGGCGCTCAAGCTCGGCGCGCCCGAGACCATCGAGGCAAGCTGCACGGACCTCAACGACGAGACCCACCCCGTGGCCGGGCTCGTGCGCTTCAACTTCCCCGCCCGCGGCGACATGCCCCCCGTGGAGCTCATGTGGTACGACGGCCTCATGCCCCCGGGATACCCCGGCATCGAGAACAGCCGCCTCCTCGGCGAGAATGAGGGCGGCATCCTCATGGAGGGCGACGACGGCTTCCTCACGGCGGGCATCTACGCCAACAGCCCCATGCTCCTGCCGCAGGACAAGTTCAAGGGCACGCTCCCCGCGCCCGAGAGCATCCCCCGCATCAAGGGTTCCCACGAGGAGGGGTGGATCGCCGCCATCAAGGAGGACCGCCCCGCCTGTGCCGGCTTCGACTACGCCGGCCCCCTCACCGAGATGTGCCTGCTGGGCAACGTCGCCAAGCGGGTCCCCGGCGTGAAACTCCACTGGGACGCAGCCTCCATGACCTTCAAGGACAACGAAAAGGCCACCAAATTCGTCCACAAGGCCTACCGCGAGGGATGGACCCTGTAG
- a CDS encoding L-rhamnose isomerase encodes MFVSPSEKQIQGAYDLARERYAALGVDTEAAMARLAKIPISLHCWQGDDVGGFENLSAASGGGIQATGNYPGKARTPEELRADAEKALGLIPGKHRFNVHAMYAETGGKKVDRDALLPEHFQGWIDWAKSLGLGMDFNPSCFGHPLADDGFTLAHYDPAVRKFWIDHCAASRVIGAAIGKALGTPCVTNLWIPDGFKDIPVNRYRSREILREALDAVFAAPLDRAHNLDAVESKLFGIGSESCVIGSHEFYLGYALRNNLLLCLDAGHFHPTEVISDKLSSVLLYLDEVLLHVSRGVRWDSDHVIVLSDEIRAIAEEIVRNNFESRVHIGLDYFDASINRLAAWVTGTRVMVRALLIALLEPADSLKQLEAEGRYGERLALLEELKALPSGAVWDQYCVRQGVPAGGAWMADILSYEAKVLSKRG; translated from the coding sequence ATGTTTGTCTCCCCCAGCGAAAAGCAGATTCAGGGCGCGTATGACCTCGCCCGCGAACGGTATGCCGCCCTCGGCGTGGACACGGAGGCGGCCATGGCCCGCCTCGCAAAAATCCCCATTTCCCTGCACTGCTGGCAGGGGGACGACGTGGGCGGGTTCGAGAACCTGTCCGCCGCGTCCGGCGGGGGCATCCAGGCCACGGGGAACTACCCCGGCAAGGCGCGCACGCCGGAGGAGCTCCGCGCGGACGCGGAGAAGGCCCTCGGCCTGATCCCCGGAAAGCACCGGTTCAACGTCCACGCCATGTACGCCGAGACGGGCGGCAAGAAGGTGGACCGCGACGCCCTCCTGCCGGAGCATTTCCAGGGCTGGATTGACTGGGCGAAGTCCCTGGGCCTCGGCATGGACTTCAACCCCTCGTGTTTCGGCCACCCGCTGGCCGACGACGGGTTCACCCTGGCGCACTACGACCCCGCCGTGCGGAAGTTCTGGATTGACCACTGCGCCGCCAGCCGGGTCATCGGCGCGGCCATCGGCAAGGCCCTGGGCACGCCGTGCGTCACGAACCTCTGGATCCCGGACGGGTTCAAGGACATCCCCGTGAACCGTTACCGCTCGCGCGAAATCCTGCGCGAGGCGCTGGACGCCGTCTTCGCCGCCCCCCTGGACCGGGCGCACAACCTGGACGCCGTCGAGTCGAAGCTCTTCGGCATCGGCTCCGAAAGCTGCGTCATCGGCTCCCACGAGTTCTACCTCGGCTACGCCCTGCGCAACAACCTGCTCCTCTGCCTCGACGCGGGGCACTTCCACCCGACGGAGGTCATCTCGGACAAGCTCAGCTCCGTGCTGCTCTACCTCGACGAGGTGCTGCTCCACGTCAGCCGCGGCGTCCGCTGGGACAGCGACCATGTCATCGTCCTGAGCGATGAGATCCGCGCCATCGCCGAGGAGATCGTCCGCAACAACTTCGAGTCCCGCGTGCACATCGGGCTGGACTACTTCGACGCGAGCATCAACCGTCTCGCGGCGTGGGTCACGGGCACCCGCGTGATGGTCCGGGCCCTGCTCATCGCGCTGCTGGAGCCCGCGGACTCCCTCAAACAGCTGGAGGCCGAGGGCCGCTACGGCGAGCGCCTCGCCCTGCTGGAGGAGCTGAAGGCCCTGCCCTCCGGCGCCGTGTGGGACCAGTACTGCGTCCGCCAGGGCGTGCCCGCGGGCGGCGCCTGGATGGCCGACATCCTGAGCTACGAGGCCAAGGTCCTTTCCAAGCGCGGCTGA
- a CDS encoding class I SAM-dependent rRNA methyltransferase: protein MPNDTPAATLNPREERRILRGHCWAYRNEFAAVPDGLADGQVVDVLAHNGRFVGRGFYQADGGIAVRVFSRHADDPDTAFFSRRLAAALELRRRLFAGSDVFRWVYGDSDGLPGLVVDRYGSVAVARASSQFYFDRSQLIADCLMAGEGVTAVHFELGGVVRRFGDLPEALELEVDGVRAELRLGASQKTGLFLDQRRNWPLVRELARGARVFDGHCYHGFWSCHAALGGAAAVTAVDSSAAAVEQAQRNLELNGVADKCAVLCGDVEKTLAGGAPYDVVILDPPAFAKTRAQAAKALGRYQALNAAAVARIAPEGGFLVTSSCSHFVDESMFLETVKRAIVSAGRSARLLELRGASPDHPVLLAMPETAYLKCLVLRID, encoded by the coding sequence ATGCCGAACGACACCCCCGCCGCAACCCTGAATCCCCGCGAGGAGCGCCGCATCCTCCGCGGCCACTGCTGGGCCTACCGCAATGAGTTCGCCGCGGTCCCCGACGGACTGGCCGACGGCCAGGTGGTGGACGTGCTCGCGCACAACGGCCGCTTCGTCGGGCGCGGCTTCTACCAGGCCGACGGCGGCATCGCCGTGCGCGTCTTCAGCCGCCACGCCGACGATCCGGACACGGCCTTCTTCTCCCGGCGGCTGGCGGCGGCCCTGGAACTGCGCCGGCGGCTCTTCGCCGGGTCGGACGTCTTCCGGTGGGTCTACGGCGACAGCGACGGCCTGCCCGGGCTGGTGGTGGACCGCTACGGCAGCGTGGCGGTGGCCCGCGCCTCGTCTCAGTTCTATTTCGACCGGTCCCAGCTCATCGCGGACTGCCTGATGGCCGGGGAGGGCGTCACCGCCGTGCATTTCGAGCTGGGCGGCGTGGTGCGCCGTTTCGGCGACCTGCCCGAGGCGCTGGAGCTGGAGGTGGACGGCGTGCGCGCCGAGCTGCGCCTCGGCGCGTCGCAAAAGACCGGGCTCTTCCTGGACCAGCGCCGCAACTGGCCGCTGGTGCGGGAGCTCGCCCGGGGCGCCCGCGTCTTTGACGGCCACTGCTACCACGGTTTCTGGTCCTGCCATGCCGCCCTGGGCGGCGCGGCGGCCGTCACCGCCGTGGACAGCTCCGCCGCAGCCGTGGAGCAGGCGCAAAGGAACCTCGAACTGAACGGCGTGGCGGACAAGTGCGCCGTGCTGTGCGGCGACGTGGAGAAGACGCTGGCGGGCGGCGCCCCCTACGACGTGGTCATCCTGGACCCCCCGGCCTTCGCCAAGACGCGCGCCCAGGCGGCCAAGGCCCTCGGCCGCTACCAGGCCCTGAACGCCGCCGCCGTGGCCCGCATCGCCCCGGAGGGCGGATTCCTCGTGACCTCGTCCTGCTCCCACTTCGTGGACGAGTCCATGTTCCTGGAGACGGTGAAGCGCGCCATTGTCAGCGCCGGGCGCTCCGCCCGCCTGCTGGAGCTGCGCGGCGCGTCGCCCGACCACCCCGTGCTCCTGGCCATGCCGGAGACGGCCTACCTCAAGTGCCTCGTGCTCCGCATAGACTGA
- a CDS encoding CAP domain-containing protein codes for MRANLRGWGMLLALAVAPLALTGCFNTPPTETELSAVEKQVFDAINSIRQANGLYALTTQAGLGGVARAHSEDMLARDYLSHVNPEGKNPGDRIADTGIAVTAWGENIAMAQGLADPVDAIVEGWMNSEGHRANILRTTFTHTGVGVAQSGDTFYFTQVFATLPAAKSAAEPALGWLDVLRSLILPGG; via the coding sequence ATGAGAGCGAATCTGCGCGGGTGGGGAATGCTTTTGGCCCTGGCGGTTGCGCCGCTGGCGTTGACGGGGTGTTTCAACACGCCCCCCACGGAGACCGAACTTTCCGCGGTGGAGAAGCAGGTTTTCGACGCGATCAACAGCATCCGCCAGGCAAACGGCCTGTACGCGCTGACGACGCAGGCGGGACTGGGCGGGGTGGCGCGGGCGCACAGTGAGGACATGCTGGCGCGGGACTATCTCAGCCACGTCAACCCCGAGGGGAAGAATCCGGGCGACCGGATCGCGGACACGGGGATCGCCGTGACCGCGTGGGGCGAGAACATCGCCATGGCGCAGGGGCTGGCGGACCCGGTGGACGCGATTGTGGAGGGGTGGATGAACAGCGAGGGGCACCGGGCCAACATCCTGCGCACGACGTTTACGCACACGGGGGTGGGGGTGGCGCAGTCGGGCGACACCTTCTACTTCACCCAGGTCTTCGCGACCCTGCCCGCCGCCAAGAGCGCCGCGGAGCCCGCCCTGGGCTGGCTGGACGTCCTGCGGTCGCTAATCTTGCCCGGCGGGTGA